From one Basilea psittacipulmonis DSM 24701 genomic stretch:
- the nirK gene encoding copper-containing nitrite reductase yields MRKLALLTAIIAGAAFAAPQTPAITGGIPGYEVGVQAPDLSKLVHVKQKLVAPPNVPEHTLEAPAAPRVVQVELTIEEKEIEVEPGVFIWAFAYNGSVPGPMIVVHEGDYVELTLKNPKTNKLVHNIDFHASTGALGGGELTHVAPGQETVLRWKAIKPGVFVYHCAPGGAMTPWHVVHGMNGAILVIPKDGLKDKNGNKITYDRAYYIGEQDFYIPKDANGKYKRYASAVESSADDKEVMDKLIPTHVVFGERKGAYTGDNAMTAKVGETVMIYHSQANRQSYPHLIGGHGDYVWERGNLADAPVQDIESWVIGAGSAGGAMYTFKQPGTYVYLNHNLIEAVNLGAAAQIKVDGKWNNDLMEQVVAPRAIKEEKK; encoded by the coding sequence ATGCGTAAATTAGCTTTATTAACAGCAATCATTGCTGGTGCAGCATTTGCAGCCCCACAAACACCAGCTATTACTGGCGGGATTCCAGGATATGAAGTTGGCGTACAAGCCCCCGATTTATCAAAATTGGTTCACGTCAAACAAAAACTCGTTGCTCCTCCAAACGTTCCTGAACACACATTAGAAGCTCCTGCCGCACCTCGTGTAGTTCAAGTTGAATTAACGATTGAAGAAAAAGAAATCGAAGTAGAACCTGGTGTATTCATTTGGGCATTTGCCTACAATGGCTCTGTTCCTGGTCCTATGATCGTCGTTCATGAGGGCGACTATGTTGAATTAACATTGAAAAACCCTAAAACTAACAAACTTGTTCACAACATCGACTTCCACGCATCAACTGGTGCTTTGGGTGGCGGTGAGTTGACTCACGTTGCTCCTGGTCAAGAAACCGTTCTTCGTTGGAAAGCGATCAAACCTGGTGTATTCGTTTACCACTGTGCACCTGGTGGAGCGATGACCCCATGGCACGTTGTTCACGGTATGAATGGTGCTATTTTGGTCATTCCAAAAGACGGACTTAAAGACAAAAACGGTAACAAAATCACTTACGACCGTGCTTACTACATCGGCGAACAAGACTTCTACATTCCAAAAGATGCTAACGGTAAATACAAACGTTACGCTTCTGCCGTAGAATCTTCTGCTGATGACAAAGAAGTCATGGATAAACTTATCCCTACACACGTCGTGTTTGGGGAACGTAAAGGTGCTTACACTGGTGATAACGCAATGACTGCCAAAGTTGGTGAAACTGTGATGATTTATCACTCTCAGGCAAACCGTCAGTCATATCCTCACTTAATCGGTGGTCACGGTGACTATGTTTGGGAACGTGGTAACTTAGCTGATGCTCCTGTACAAGATATCGAAAGCTGGGTCATTGGTGCTGGTTCTGCTGGCGGTGCAATGTACACGTTCAAACAACCTGGCACTTACGTTTACCTTAACCACAACTTGATCGAAGCCGTTAACTTAGGTGCAGCCGCTCAGATCAAAGTGGATGGCAAATGGAATAACGACTTAATGGAACAAGTCGTTGCACCTAGAGCGATCAAAGAAGAGAAGAAATAA